Proteins encoded together in one Lysinibacillus sp. FSL K6-0232 window:
- the pduL gene encoding phosphate propanoyltransferase, protein MQHNPIAIADKIPIAVSARHCHVSEEDFHYLFGTQAVCTKWKDLSQPGQFAAEQVITIQGPRGCIDKVRILGPFREQTQVEVSQTDAVKLGVTPPIRMSGDVQNSAPITLIGPEGTIQKQQGLIIAQAHIHMSEMDAQALCVQDQEIVKVEIINDVRQLQIMNVVVRVSPDFVLEMHVDTDEANAASVVPNQYGRLIKME, encoded by the coding sequence ATGCAGCACAATCCAATAGCGATCGCTGACAAAATCCCCATCGCTGTTTCAGCAAGACATTGTCATGTTAGCGAGGAGGATTTCCATTATTTATTTGGCACACAGGCCGTATGCACAAAATGGAAAGACCTGTCACAGCCCGGGCAGTTTGCCGCAGAGCAGGTGATTACCATTCAGGGTCCTAGAGGCTGCATTGACAAGGTGCGTATATTAGGTCCTTTTCGCGAGCAAACACAGGTGGAGGTCAGCCAAACGGATGCAGTGAAATTAGGGGTCACGCCACCTATTCGCATGTCGGGTGATGTGCAGAACTCCGCACCCATTACATTAATTGGCCCAGAGGGAACGATTCAGAAACAGCAGGGGCTTATTATTGCACAAGCCCATATTCATATGTCAGAAATGGATGCACAGGCTCTTTGTGTGCAGGATCAGGAAATTGTGAAAGTCGAGATTATAAATGACGTACGACAGCTACAAATCATGAATGTGGTTGTCCGTGTATCCCCAGATTTTGTCTTAGAAATGCATGTTGATACGGATGAGGCAAATGCAGCCTCTGTTGTACCAAACCAGTATGGCAGGTTGATTAAAATGGAGTGA
- a CDS encoding BMC domain-containing protein, producing MTKSIGIVETRGLAISIQIADAMLKAAEIRLLRQETIDLALVTITIEGDVEAIREAIAIGTRMAKAANQWIASTTILRPDATLTALVEEIAIKP from the coding sequence ATGACAAAATCAATTGGTATTGTTGAAACGAGAGGGCTAGCGATTTCGATCCAAATAGCAGATGCCATGTTAAAAGCAGCAGAGATACGATTGCTTCGACAAGAAACGATTGATTTAGCGCTTGTAACAATCACGATTGAAGGTGATGTAGAGGCAATTCGAGAGGCAATTGCGATTGGTACACGGATGGCAAAAGCAGCGAATCAATGGATTGCCTCTACCACTATTTTACGGCCTGATGCTACGCTCACAGCATTAGTAGAGGAAATTGCGATAAAGCCGTAA
- the fabG gene encoding 3-oxoacyl-ACP reductase FabG, protein MKVDLTGKVVLVTGGSKGIGKGLSTVFAKQGAHVVIAARGLDAANELVTALKADGYSASAIAVDVESYESVDQMAREIAATHGGIDIVCANAGIFPSVKLEEMTTADWDHVLNVNARGTMFTVKACLPYLKEAAYGRVIITSSITGPVTGYAGWTHYAASKAAQLGFMRTAALELAPYKITVNAVMPGNIATEGLDGLGEDYLQKMAKAIPFGGLGSVEDIAYAALFLSSKEASFITGQSIIIDGGQTLPEDSEAF, encoded by the coding sequence ATGAAGGTAGATTTAACTGGAAAGGTTGTATTGGTGACAGGTGGCAGTAAGGGAATCGGCAAAGGGCTTTCAACGGTTTTTGCTAAGCAAGGCGCACATGTCGTTATTGCGGCAAGAGGTCTTGATGCGGCTAATGAGCTAGTCACGGCATTAAAGGCTGATGGCTATTCGGCATCCGCCATCGCCGTGGATGTAGAAAGCTATGAATCTGTTGATCAGATGGCACGTGAAATAGCTGCTACCCATGGCGGTATTGATATTGTTTGTGCCAATGCGGGTATTTTTCCTTCTGTGAAGCTAGAGGAAATGACGACAGCCGATTGGGATCATGTGCTCAATGTGAACGCAAGAGGGACTATGTTTACTGTGAAGGCTTGTCTTCCTTATTTAAAGGAAGCAGCGTATGGCAGGGTCATCATTACTTCGTCGATTACAGGACCTGTAACAGGCTATGCAGGCTGGACACATTATGCAGCAAGTAAGGCAGCACAATTAGGCTTTATGCGTACAGCAGCGCTGGAATTAGCCCCCTATAAAATTACGGTGAATGCGGTTATGCCAGGCAATATTGCCACAGAAGGCTTGGATGGTCTTGGGGAGGATTATCTTCAAAAAATGGCAAAGGCTATTCCATTCGGCGGGCTTGGCAGTGTAGAGGATATTGCTTATGCGGCTTTATTTTTAAGCAGTAAGGAAGCAAGCTTTATTACAGGGCAATCCATTATTATTGACGGTGGACAAACATTGCCAGAGGACTCAGAGGCATTTTAA
- a CDS encoding BMC domain-containing protein → MNHLGALGMIETKGLVGSIEAADAMVKAANVHLVGKVHVGGGIVTVLVRGDVGAVKAATDAGAAAAQRVGELLSVHVIPRPHAELEAILPVQS, encoded by the coding sequence ATGAATCATTTAGGTGCATTAGGCATGATTGAAACAAAGGGGCTGGTAGGCTCGATTGAGGCAGCAGATGCCATGGTAAAGGCAGCAAATGTGCATTTGGTTGGGAAAGTACATGTGGGTGGTGGCATTGTAACCGTGCTAGTACGTGGTGATGTGGGCGCTGTCAAGGCTGCAACAGATGCTGGTGCTGCGGCAGCACAGCGAGTAGGCGAGTTGCTATCTGTGCATGTCATTCCGCGTCCTCATGCAGAATTAGAAGCCATTTTACCTGTACAATCGTGA
- the pduL gene encoding phosphate propanoyltransferase, which produces MNPQIIEQLVNEALAEVLTTNQPTPPSTNAIPIAVSARHIHLKQEHVEHLFGKGAALTVQKMLSQPGQFAAQETLMIVGPKGSIANVRVLGPARAFTQVEISHTDAIALGIHPPIRESGNIAGSASCTLVGPKGSLFLHEGVIIAQAHIHMSPQDAKHLAVQDGEYVAIQVSGVRPITFQQVKIRVAEHYQLEMHIDTDEANAGLIKQGAIGSIFTACQQIASSASPQTMTVELTQKIITEQDIAQYQGSTIIVPQAAIFTALARETIANLGIEIQYKKDD; this is translated from the coding sequence ATGAATCCACAAATAATCGAGCAACTCGTTAATGAGGCGCTTGCCGAAGTACTAACGACCAATCAGCCAACACCACCTTCCACAAATGCTATTCCAATTGCTGTTTCGGCAAGGCATATTCATTTAAAGCAGGAGCATGTGGAGCATCTTTTCGGCAAGGGTGCAGCATTAACCGTTCAAAAAATGCTCTCCCAGCCTGGACAATTTGCAGCACAGGAAACGCTTATGATTGTTGGCCCTAAAGGCAGCATTGCCAATGTGCGCGTCTTGGGACCTGCACGAGCATTCACACAGGTAGAAATTAGCCATACAGATGCAATTGCATTAGGCATTCATCCACCAATAAGGGAATCAGGCAATATTGCAGGCTCTGCTAGCTGTACATTAGTTGGACCAAAGGGTAGCTTATTTTTGCATGAGGGTGTCATTATTGCACAGGCTCATATTCATATGTCACCACAGGACGCCAAGCATTTAGCTGTACAGGATGGGGAATATGTGGCAATCCAAGTGTCAGGTGTTCGTCCAATAACCTTTCAGCAAGTTAAAATTCGTGTAGCTGAGCATTATCAATTAGAAATGCATATTGATACAGATGAAGCGAATGCAGGCTTAATAAAGCAAGGGGCAATCGGCTCTATTTTCACAGCTTGTCAGCAGATTGCTTCAAGCGCTAGCCCACAAACGATGACTGTAGAGCTTACGCAAAAAATTATTACTGAGCAGGATATTGCACAGTATCAGGGCAGCACAATCATTGTCCCACAGGCAGCTATTTTTACCGCGCTTGCAAGGGAAACAATAGCGAACTTAGGCATTGAAATACAGTATAAAAAGGATGATTAA
- a CDS encoding EutN/CcmL family microcompartment protein, with protein sequence MRIGTVVGNIWATRKEEGLQGLKLLIIQPKKIDGQLADEQIVAADRIGAGVGDDVILTMGSAAVRSFSKEVICPIDAIVVGIIDRSDE encoded by the coding sequence ATGCGTATAGGGACAGTTGTTGGGAATATATGGGCTACTCGTAAGGAGGAGGGGCTACAGGGTCTAAAGCTACTTATTATTCAGCCTAAAAAAATAGATGGTCAGCTTGCTGATGAGCAAATTGTTGCAGCAGACCGTATTGGTGCAGGGGTTGGCGATGATGTGATTTTAACGATGGGCAGTGCAGCCGTTCGCAGCTTTTCTAAGGAAGTGATTTGCCCAATTGATGCCATTGTTGTTGGTATTATTGATAGGTCAGACGAATAG
- a CDS encoding BMC domain-containing protein has protein sequence MKEAIGMIETFGMIGSIEAADAMLKAADVQLVRHELVDGGIVTIIVAGDVGAVQAAVEAGKATAERIGKVLGAHVIPRAADDIHSIILEQKPAAKPATKASKPAVRKAQSKDATDSAADQ, from the coding sequence ATGAAAGAAGCCATTGGGATGATTGAAACATTTGGCATGATTGGCTCCATTGAAGCGGCAGACGCTATGCTAAAGGCTGCTGATGTCCAGCTAGTGAGGCATGAGCTTGTAGATGGAGGCATTGTCACAATTATCGTTGCTGGTGATGTAGGAGCGGTGCAGGCGGCCGTGGAGGCAGGAAAAGCGACCGCGGAGCGTATTGGAAAGGTGCTTGGTGCACATGTAATTCCGCGCGCAGCAGATGATATTCACAGCATTATTCTTGAACAAAAGCCTGCTGCTAAGCCAGCCACAAAAGCATCCAAGCCAGCCGTGCGTAAAGCACAGTCGAAGGATGCTACGGATAGCGCAGCAGATCAATGA
- the mdh gene encoding malate dehydrogenase, with protein MGFKRPKIAIIGAGHTGTTVALMAAQQELGDIVLVDIPELENPTKGKALDLLQTAPIQQFNVQITGTADYTEIAHADIVVITAGIARKPGMSREDLISTNAAIISTVSQQIRQYAPNSYAIVLSNPVDAMTYVCLQATGFPKNRVMGQSGILDTARFNTFIAEALNIAVEDVSSFVLGGHGDEMVPLVRYTYVGGIPLEKLMPPAQIEQLVERTRKGGGEIVELLGNGSAYYAPAASIIVMLEALLKDKKRILPAIAYLQGEYQVQNACIGVPVVLGGNGIESVVELHLNAEEQEVFANSVQAVYQTIDYVK; from the coding sequence ATGGGCTTTAAGCGTCCTAAAATTGCGATTATTGGTGCTGGGCATACTGGTACAACCGTTGCGCTGATGGCTGCACAGCAGGAGCTAGGCGATATTGTGCTTGTAGATATACCAGAGCTTGAAAATCCAACAAAGGGAAAGGCATTGGATTTATTACAAACGGCTCCTATTCAACAATTTAATGTGCAGATTACGGGCACGGCGGACTATACTGAAATCGCTCATGCTGATATTGTCGTGATTACAGCAGGAATAGCGCGCAAGCCGGGCATGAGCAGGGAGGATTTAATTAGCACCAATGCGGCGATTATTAGCACCGTTAGTCAGCAGATTCGGCAATATGCACCAAATAGCTATGCCATTGTCCTAAGTAATCCTGTCGATGCAATGACTTATGTTTGCCTGCAAGCAACAGGCTTTCCGAAAAACCGTGTGATGGGGCAATCAGGTATTTTGGACACAGCTCGCTTTAATACCTTTATTGCGGAGGCACTCAATATAGCTGTTGAAGATGTTTCTAGCTTTGTATTAGGGGGACATGGTGATGAAATGGTGCCGCTTGTCCGTTATACGTATGTTGGTGGCATTCCTTTAGAAAAATTAATGCCCCCTGCACAAATCGAGCAATTGGTAGAGCGCACACGTAAAGGTGGCGGTGAAATTGTGGAGCTTTTAGGAAATGGCAGTGCCTATTATGCACCTGCTGCATCCATTATTGTAATGCTAGAAGCTTTATTAAAGGATAAAAAACGAATTTTACCTGCTATTGCGTATTTACAAGGCGAATATCAAGTACAGAATGCCTGTATCGGTGTACCAGTTGTGCTTGGTGGCAATGGCATTGAAAGTGTGGTGGAGCTGCACTTAAATGCAGAGGAGCAGGAGGTCTTTGCCAACTCAGTGCAAGCTGTTTATCAAACAATTGACTATGTAAAATAG
- the fumC gene encoding class II fumarate hydratase — MDYRIEKDTMGEIKVPANKIWGAQTQRSKENFQIGTEQMPIELVQAMTILKKSAAIANNKLGKLSAIKANAIVQAADEILNGQWDDQFPLVVWQTGSGTQTNMNVNEVIAHRANQLLQDAGEADRIHPNDDVNQSQSSNDTFPTALHIAAVLKVEDYLLPRLRLLKATLEEKAVQFKDIIKIGRTHLQDATPLTLGQEISGWAAMLAKSEQMIIQNIDYMKELAIGGTAVGTGINAHPEFGDRVAAEISELTGKHFTSAANKFHALTSHDEAVVAHGALKALAADLMKIANDVRWLASGPRSGIGEITIPENEPGSSIMPGKVNPTQSEAMTMVVTQVVGNDATIAFAASQGNFELNVFKPVIIYNFLQSTRLLADTMKSFNDHCAVGIEPNKEVLDHNLQNSLMLVTALNPYIGYENAAKIAKKAHQEGTTLKEAAIASGLLTEEQFNEYVDPATMIYPNVK; from the coding sequence ATGGATTATCGTATTGAAAAAGACACGATGGGTGAAATCAAAGTACCTGCCAATAAAATTTGGGGCGCACAAACACAGCGCAGTAAGGAAAATTTCCAAATCGGGACAGAGCAAATGCCAATTGAGCTTGTACAAGCAATGACGATCTTAAAGAAAAGTGCTGCGATTGCGAACAACAAGCTAGGTAAGCTTTCTGCTATTAAAGCAAATGCCATCGTACAGGCTGCCGATGAAATTTTAAATGGACAATGGGACGACCAATTCCCACTTGTTGTTTGGCAAACAGGTAGTGGCACACAAACAAATATGAATGTCAATGAGGTCATTGCACACCGCGCAAATCAGCTTTTACAGGATGCTGGTGAGGCTGATCGCATTCATCCAAATGACGATGTTAATCAATCACAAAGCTCAAATGATACCTTCCCAACAGCCTTGCATATTGCGGCTGTCTTAAAAGTAGAGGATTATTTATTACCTCGACTACGTCTATTAAAAGCTACATTAGAAGAGAAGGCAGTACAATTTAAAGATATTATTAAAATTGGTCGTACACATTTACAGGATGCGACGCCCCTAACATTAGGTCAGGAAATTAGCGGCTGGGCTGCCATGCTAGCGAAATCGGAGCAGATGATTATTCAAAATATTGATTATATGAAGGAGCTTGCAATTGGCGGAACAGCGGTTGGTACGGGCATTAATGCACACCCTGAATTTGGTGATCGTGTAGCAGCAGAAATTAGTGAGCTAACAGGCAAGCACTTTACATCGGCAGCAAATAAATTCCATGCTTTAACAAGCCATGATGAAGCAGTTGTGGCACATGGCGCATTAAAGGCATTAGCAGCCGATTTAATGAAAATTGCCAACGATGTACGCTGGCTAGCAAGTGGCCCTCGTTCAGGTATTGGTGAAATTACGATTCCAGAAAACGAGCCAGGCTCATCCATTATGCCAGGGAAGGTCAACCCTACGCAAAGTGAAGCAATGACAATGGTTGTCACGCAAGTAGTTGGCAATGACGCAACGATTGCCTTCGCCGCTTCTCAGGGTAACTTTGAGCTGAACGTCTTTAAGCCAGTCATTATTTATAACTTCCTACAATCAACTCGCCTACTTGCTGACACAATGAAATCATTTAATGATCACTGTGCAGTAGGTATTGAACCAAATAAAGAGGTGCTTGACCATAATTTACAAAACTCATTAATGCTCGTTACGGCATTAAATCCGTATATTGGCTATGAAAATGCCGCTAAAATTGCGAAAAAAGCACATCAGGAAGGCACAACATTAAAAGAGGCAGCAATTGCAAGCGGTCTGTTAACAGAAGAGCAGTTCAATGAATATGTAGACCCAGCAACAATGATTTATCCAAATGTCAAATGA
- a CDS encoding helix-turn-helix transcriptional regulator: MNKTDRLFAIVLELQRKEVVRAEDLSALFETSVRTIYRDMEALSEAGVPIIGAPGTGYSLMEGYFLPPISFTVPEAVSLLIGTDFIEQRFDDDYRVKAQDARSKLEIILPENVRNETSRVRNAMRLLNSDKQAMPSKEKEYLEKIRQAILDKRKIGFQYVKGLADSEGNRHSVRTVAPYGLVLVQGSWMLVAYCDLRGDIRHFRLSRMTELIDLEERFKIPAHFNFRDYTPADDRHLLVRLRFNLEIADKVKESNYYYIEDMVEHQDGLDVFIRVRQLDEVLQWVLGWGAGVIVLEPESFRNRIREEAKKMLKRY; encoded by the coding sequence ATGAACAAAACAGACCGATTATTTGCCATCGTGCTGGAGCTGCAACGTAAAGAAGTTGTACGAGCCGAAGATTTGTCAGCCCTATTTGAAACTAGTGTGCGGACCATTTATCGTGACATGGAGGCGCTGAGTGAAGCGGGCGTGCCGATCATAGGAGCACCTGGTACAGGATATTCCCTGATGGAAGGTTATTTCCTGCCACCGATCAGTTTCACGGTACCGGAAGCCGTGAGCTTGCTGATTGGAACAGACTTTATTGAACAACGATTTGATGATGATTATCGCGTCAAGGCGCAAGACGCTCGCAGCAAACTCGAGATCATTCTACCGGAAAACGTTCGCAATGAAACATCTCGTGTACGCAACGCTATGCGCTTGCTCAATTCCGATAAACAGGCCATGCCGTCAAAAGAAAAGGAATATCTAGAAAAGATCCGTCAGGCGATATTAGACAAGCGAAAGATTGGCTTTCAATATGTAAAAGGACTTGCGGATTCTGAGGGGAATCGCCATAGTGTTCGTACTGTTGCGCCCTATGGATTGGTGCTCGTTCAAGGCTCGTGGATGCTCGTGGCCTATTGTGATCTGCGCGGAGACATTCGCCATTTCCGATTATCCAGAATGACGGAACTTATCGATCTGGAAGAACGATTTAAAATACCGGCACACTTTAACTTTAGAGATTATACTCCTGCGGATGATCGGCACTTACTGGTTCGTCTCCGATTTAATCTTGAGATCGCAGATAAGGTGAAGGAATCTAACTATTATTACATAGAGGATATGGTAGAGCATCAAGATGGATTGGATGTGTTCATACGCGTTCGTCAACTGGACGAAGTGTTGCAATGGGTGCTTGGCTGGGGAGCGGGTGTGATAGTGTTGGAGCCTGAATCGTTTCGAAATCGAATTCGTGAGGAAGCCAAAAAAATGTTAAAACGCTACTGA
- a CDS encoding VOC family protein: MATPQLDFLSIQVRKLEKSREFYQNTLGFEIENENPEAYIFKNEKGASFAIRKPLVDLDKAGKLGWGVALWFSVLDVEKRYDEVRGKKVKIVKGLADSPFGKVFTVEDPDGYYITLHG, encoded by the coding sequence ATGGCTACACCTCAACTCGACTTTTTATCAATTCAGGTAAGGAAGCTTGAAAAATCACGTGAATTTTATCAGAATACTCTTGGTTTTGAAATTGAAAATGAAAATCCAGAAGCCTATATCTTTAAAAATGAAAAGGGCGCTTCTTTTGCCATTAGAAAACCTTTGGTTGATTTGGACAAAGCAGGCAAACTTGGATGGGGAGTCGCACTTTGGTTTTCCGTTCTTGACGTGGAAAAACGATATGATGAAGTGCGTGGTAAAAAAGTGAAGATTGTTAAGGGTTTAGCAGATAGTCCCTTTGGTAAGGTGTTTACAGTAGAAGATCCTGATGGATATTATATTACTCTTCACGGATAA